The nucleotide sequence GTTGCACTCGCCCCGGAGAAAAGAGCATCGGACTTCTGTTGGTTGTTTCGCTGTCGACGACCTTGTTGCTAGGAGAAGACATCAATAATGGTAATGCGGAACTTGTGAAGTCGGGGTAGCCCATTgactccatcatgtcgaaaCTCAACTGAAAGTCGCTGGATAGAGATACGTGCCCTCCACCGAACGAAAACATTTCAAAATCTTCATTATCGCGAGAGCAATCTTGTTGGTTATTCCCTGCAAGCTGAAAAGCTGACTCAAGCTCGATATCCAGTTGCGACTCGAGCATCTGGGAAATCTCAAAGGGCAAAGGGTCTACCGGACTCTCCCGTTGGTCGCTTTCAACATCTTGTATCGACCTCGTTGCTTGACTTTGAATCATATGCTGGCGCGGGGATTCCGGCTTACCAGCATGGAGGATATGAAAGGGGTCCGGAGCACACCGATCGTTTGAGCTCTCGGCGCTGGCTTCGGATCCAGCCACACCGTTGGGGATAAGATCAGGTACTAGTTGCACGATATGGCCATCCTCGAATATAACTCCACTCAGACTATCCCCAAGTAAAACATCTGGTCTCTGGGGCTCAGCAGAAAGCATCATCGTGTCTATATCTGGATCGGCCATAGTCTGTGATGGTGATTGTTGATGAAATGTTACCAGAGTTGGAGAGGGAACAGCCGATGGTAAAGACTGAGCATGAGAGGGCTGCTGGTGGTTTCTGAGGAGCTGTGCGCTGGGTGCCGCCCTAGATCGTGGCGCAGGCGTCGATATGGAGATTTCGTTGCCTCTTGTCGAAATACCACAGCCTTTGACAGTGGCATCAAGCGATTGCCGTCTAGTTTGATCTCTAGGACGATCGCCCTTGGACGCCTCCACGTACCGGTGGCTGATATCAGTCTCCGGAGAATGGGTTTGTAGATGACGGAAAAGGACGTCACTTTGCACACGGTCAGCGACTATTTCCCATATCACTCACACCAGAGCGTAATTACGATACTCACCTCCTGGCGTAACTTTTCCCACAAGTGTGGCATTTGAAGGGTTTCTCACCCGTGTCTGCGGCTGCGTTAGCCACGATCCCAAGCATGTAGCACCCTAAAGGGATTGGTTCAGCATACGTGCTCTCTGGTGGCGTCTTAGATGCTCCTCTTTAGTAAATACACGATCGCAGTATGCACACTGCCTGAGTCTGCCTCTTGGGCGAATGGCATGACTTGGCATAATGAGGTCAATCCACACCAGAGACTTTCAGAGATTTCTACTTGGGCTGTGAAACAATTTCGAAGAATCTCCAGAGGATCCGAGCATCAATAGGCATTATGTCATGCCGTTTGCCAATTACAAGCTCCTCCGCATTCGTCATTGTCATGATCGGAATTACTACCGAAAATCCGCCACCATTCCGGAACGAGGCAGCAAGAACCCCCCTCACCTTAACACCCAGGCACTTGGCCAGACTCAGGTAACCTCGGAATCATGCCGTATATGCTAAATGTTGTCTTCTCTTGAAGTACCAGCTGCTCTTCCACCCTTGAGCGAACAGTCCCTGCTTGACCCAAACTCTTCAACATAAGCGACACAAGATGTTTGATTGGGATACGGATTCGTTCATGTCCGCATGGGACAAAAAGTACGTCTCTACTAatgtcaaggccgaggcaCGGCCGTACGATAGAGACCTCTTTTTAGGCCTCAACTCCAAGTTGGCCACCTCTCAACCCGAGCTACGGAGCTACAGCCATGCAATCATTGTGAGTGCTGATTTGCAGACTACTACTATCCGGCCCTATACACATGAGATCACTAACTGTCGAGTTCAATAGGCTGCGGCATGTTGTGCCGTTGGCCGCGCAGACGTTGTCGGGAGGTTCTTTGACGATATCACGTTCGATTCAACTACAGAGGTATCGGAAAAGACCTTTCTTTGCCTGagagaagccatcaccatcgtctTCCCATACATTGGAATGCCGACCTGCATTCCCGCATGCTATGGCATGATTGGCGTTGTGCAGCGAAAAGGACCTGCGTATGCCTCGACCCGAGTTCTCCGGAAGACCACAgtcgatgaggacgatgtcAAAAAGGGCCGCGAACTTCGCTCCCGGATCTACAGCGGAGTTGGTAACTCAGACATCTTCAGCTTGATGGATAAATACTTTACAGACTTGTGTAAGTTGGCCGCCGTGCATGATTATTAAGGCGTCGCTTGACTGACCTGACCGCTCTAGTCACCTGCTCAACAGTTGTTACATGGGGTTATCTCATCTCAAAAGCCAACGAAGAGGTTTTCCAGCCTCAGCAGTCGCACTTGATCATTGCAGCCTCTATAGCGGCATTGGGGGCCACTCGACAGACAAAGAGCCACATCAAAGCTACACTGGGAATTGGGAACTCGGTTGCATGCGTCAAGAGCGTTCTGGCAGTTATCGCAACAATTACTGAATGGGCAGATCGTCCTATTGGTACTTTTGATGTAGATGCCCTTTCTCAGGAGAGTCAGAAGGCACTGAAGGGGTGATGGCTTCGAGGCCATGCCAATCAGATGAGGCATGGTAGGGTAGGTACTTTGCAATAATTGAGATACAAAGACTACTCGTTCGTCCCTGTGAGAAACAAAGCGGTAATGAGTCCTACAGCCATGCTAGTTACTTCGGTGCGTCAGTGAGTTGGGATCGTTGAGCCGAGAAGACCCAATTCCCTCATTTCTCTCAAGCCTCTAGGGCTATAGTCTTGAGTCTGGTGGAAACCTTTCATGCAGCCTTGTTATGATAAATCATCAACTCCCCCTAACCAAGTTTGATATCCTGAGAACCTAGGGAAGCACCCCTTGTTAGCAGTAAGCCGTGTCCCTACATGCCAAGAGCTACATGCCAAGAGGTGTCATGAAGTGATGACGGCACTTCCTAACAACGATACCTGATACTGTCGTATCACGGCTGTGCAGCATTTTGCCAGCGAATAATTCCAATCAATATACTATCTATACTGAAGGCACACCTGCCACTCTCCAATTCGGGTGCCCTTTCCATCTGACCCCATCCGATGATACTTGATCAGCACGCTGTCAGGCTGAACTCTTACATTCGACGCGAGAGAATATGACCTAAGGCTGAGCGTAGTGCTGCTGTCGGATCTTGAGGCCGATCAGCAGAGCGCCAGCCAATGTGACGATCCGGTCGAACAAGCAGGACACCGCGGTCAGTTATCTCACGTCGGCCAGCCCACTCGCCAAGGACATCGTCGTAAGTGCAACGATATCCAACGTAGTAGACAGGCAGCGCGATGCCCAGCTCACTACTGACCGTAGCAGCTGCGGCTTCCCAAGGTTTACCGCCGATACCAACCACAAGGCCGAAACTTCCATGCTCAAAGATGTCCAAGATTGAAATACGCCTCTTCTCACGCTCCAGCCAAGCGTGAGGCAGGTAGGCGCCTGGGTGGGTTGTCGCCTCGTAGTAAAGAACTGGGTCGCGCTGGTGGGCTGGGAAGGGTGTTCCATCGTCAACCACGGCACACGAGTTTTGGTAGCGATGACCCAATTGCACGCCTAGGGCATTTGAGCGGCGATTTCCAACGTCGATTTGTTGCCGCATCAATGCACGACGCTCGGCTGCACCGTCAGCATCTGAAAAGAGCTCCTCCAGCGATGCAAAGCCTTCCTCCCGTGACTGTCCTCGCACGAAACCCAGTGCCTTGGGGAGCGCGGCCATGTCGTGGAGAGTTGAGATGGCGTGGTCGACAACCTGTTTGCCGACGGGTTGTCTCTCTTGGTTGTAgctctcgaggagctcctcgccAGCTTGGCCCTTGATGACCATGGCCAGCTTCCACGACATGTTGTACGCGTCTTGCACACATGTATTGCTCCCCAATCCACTAGAAGGCGGATGACGATGAGCAGCATCGCCTGCAAGAAATATGCGTCCACGTCGGTATTCCTTTGCCACGACGTGATTGACTTGCCACTTGCCCTTGTGCTTGACACGGACTGGTAGTGACTCGGGAATGCCCAGCACGCCTCGAGCATGTGCAATGATAGATTCGTCGCTCATGTCAGGCTCTCCGTCTGCTGCGTTGTACTGTCGGTTCACCACCCATTCATCCCACGGCCTCTTCAGGATACAGGTACCTGAGCCGACCCAATATTCATCTCCTGGCTGCAGCATCCAGTAAATGCATGCTGGCCGATGGGCGACATAAGGGGTAAGGTCCATCTCCACCCACGAGCTCAGCATACACATCAGCCCGGGCTCACCAATAAAGCCGAAGCCGACTTTCTCGGCTACGAACGAGCGGGCTCCATCTGCGCCGATAGCATACCGAGCCCGGACGGTATACTCGCCTCCGCTTGTCCGCTCGCGTACTCGGCCAACCACTCCCTCCTCTGACTGTTCAATGTCGATCAGTTCGTGATAGAAGCGGATGTCGGCTCCCTTCTCTCGGGCTTTGCCCAACAGGATCGGCTCAAGTAGATTCTGGGCCGTGTTCCACATCTGAGAGGGACTGGCCTTTGCAAAGTCGGTGAGCTGATGATCACCACCTCCGTAACAACTGTAGCGTCCAATCTCCATCCCCGTCAGACTGGTGGCCATGACAAGGCTGCCTACATCCGCCAGGCAAGTCCCAGCCACCTTGACACGCTGCTCGAGACCCATCTCTCGAAAGATCTCCATAGTCCGCTGATTGGTGACATGGGCACGTGGTGACGGCGAGGTGCCGCTGTGTTTCGCGATTGCAAACACCCGCACTCCCTGGGAAGCTAGCATAGCCGCGAAGGAGAGGCCAACCACACCGGCTCCCACGACGAGAACATCGGTTTCAATCTCTTGCATTTTTTATTCTTGAAACAAGATGACAGTTAGCACAAGGGATCAGATCTATGTGAGCGGGGACTAAAGCTTGTTCTTACTTTGGGGTTGTGCGACTTGGGGGCGATGGACGGCGAATCGTGATTCAGCGGGCAACGGCAGCAGCGTGACCCTTGTATAAGCGTGCCGATTTAGACCGGTTAAAAGAGGAAAATCGACTGCCTTTCAACGATGGTAAGAGGCTGAAGATAGTTAACTGACGGAAGCTGGTTGCTGCAAGGATGATATGTCTGTCGTTCCGGAAAGAATCACCATGTAATTCCGGCGCAACCATATGTAGATACCCCGTTTTTCCAAGGCGGCGTACGTACGCCCCTCACCTCCAAGTAGATAGAGATGGGGCTCCGTGTTGGTAGCCGTGTGATATTGCCGTGGTTAGAGAAATCACGAGGGTTATGGAGTGGAGATATTCTTTcattgatgttgaggaaTTTCCACTTGCTAACCAGCCAGGAGCCCAGAAGGGCCTTGGTACTTAGTGGTCGTGCACAGCATTCCGAGAACAAATTTAATGGATAACAGTGGTCATAGACAAAAATAAACTACCACTTTAAGCTATTCAATCATGGCAGTGAGAATGTCTTTGAATCAGCGGTGGTAGACTCGCTGGACATTAATTGAACCAGGCCATCTGGAATTACTTCTTGATACAGAAGAAGTCGCAATATTCCAGTTATTCATTCGATTGGAGAACTTGCGAACCACCTCATCAATTCTTTTCCACGATGCTTTGTCGGCGACTATTCCACCCGACATCTTCTCTACACATCGGACCTATGTGAGTTAGTGATGCAACATATCAAGCCTTTGAGCACCAAGTAGTCTCGGCATGGTAGCTATTTCAGCGTGGAGATGACTGGAGAAACGAAAAGGTGGGAGAGCACCAATGTCCGGGACCGGGTTTTCGGGTTTTCGGAACATGTTGATAGAAACCGGCCAAGCGAGCCACACTAGTGGCCCATGAGTCCCCGGATGCTCAGATGTCTGCTGTTGACCATTCTCTACTAACCAGATTTCGAATCAAGTTAGTTCCTCTTGCTCTAGTGCCAGTACGGGTCATCTGCCCGCTGTGAAATGGTTTCGATGAGACAAACATCTGATAGTAGGTAGGCGAGGCCACCACCAGCTCACCATCGAGACAGCAAAGGACCCAGAACTCCAAGTCCAGAGACCAGCCCATGAAGACAAAGGGCAATAATGTGACTGGTATCTCCGGTACATCTCCCGCCCGAGGCTGTTAGTGGCTACGTAGAGCTTTCCCTTGTGGTTGGGGGAGGGCTAGTTCTATAGCAACACTGCTCACACATCCGCTCGACTTGGGTTGGTTGCGAGACTATACTTGGAATTCATTTACTAGACCACTAACGTACGAAATAGCCAAAGTACGTCTCAGTCAGCCCTCTCTCGAGGGCGTGCATCCATGGTCGGAGTAActatcaacatcatcaatAAAAACACATCTTGTCGCTTCTCTACTGACGGGTGTCACGGCGACCACCGTTTGCTCGCCCATCGATGTCGTCAAAACTCGTATAACGAATTCAACAGGGGAAAATCAGGCTGGCTTGCCCTCAGACAATCGGCATTAACTGAGGGGCCTGTTTCACGGTCAAAGGCTGGCTCCCTAGCTTCCTTCGTCTCGGACCTCAAGCGGTTCTTACCATTCTCATTCTTGAACAGCACAAGAGGCTTTGTACTAGACTAACGAGCTGCATTAAAGCATTAATATAAAAGCACACAAAGATGCTTTGACTGGCTTTGTGTGCAGTGAGGTAATTGGCTGAAATCATCCCATCAGCAGGGCACCATCTAACACATGTTCCTGTCCCGTAGATATCTGCCGTTGTTCCATTTGCGATGATACCCAACGTCTATCCCCCAAAGTAGTAAGAGAACTTGGGCAGGATACACCCGGGACGTATCCCATTCCTAGGAGTTTGACTACACTGCTATTTCCCTTCCCACCAGCTTTGAATGGCAATTCATCCTTCTCTGCTGTTATAGATTACTGTTGagataaagaaaaaaaaaattcaCGAGTGTTTCATAAGTAATCGTCCCCAAATTTTCTATTCCCACTGTTAAGGGTAAGATGTTGGCTTGCTTGCATGGGCCTTGTTCTCGGCCGCCATTAGCAAGCCAACACGATGATGCTCACCTTGCAACCACAACCAGAGCCTAATCCATTTCATAGTtcgatgaagatgttggagCCTGTCTGAGCTTTGCACTAGCTGGTTCACCCGACAGTATTCCGTGCCCGGGCTGCTGGCCCCCTCTCTCACCTGGAAGACATTGCAATT is from Fusarium keratoplasticum isolate Fu6.1 chromosome 11, whole genome shotgun sequence and encodes:
- a CDS encoding FAD-binding-3 domain-containing protein; the encoded protein is MQEIETDVLVVGAGVVGLSFAAMLASQGVRVFAIAKHSGTSPSPRAHVTNQRTMEIFREMGLEQRVKVAGTCLADVGSLVMATSLTGMEIGRYSCYGGGDHQLTDFAKASPSQMWNTAQNLLEPILLGKAREKGADIRFYHELIDIEQSEEGVVGRVRERTSGGEYTVRARYAIGADGARSFVAEKVGFGFIGEPGLMCMLSSWVEMDLTPYVAHRPACIYWMLQPGDEYWVGSGTCILKRPWDEWVVNRQYNAADGEPDMSDESIIAHARGVLGIPESLPVRVKHKGKWQVNHVVAKEYRRGRIFLAGDAAHRHPPSSGLGSNTCVQDAYNMSWKLAMVIKGQAGEELLESYNQERQPVGKQVVDHAISTLHDMAALPKALGFVRGQSREEGFASLEELFSDADGAAERRALMRQQIDVGNRRSNALGVQLGHRYQNSCAVVDDGTPFPAHQRDPVLYYEATTHPGAYLPHAWLEREKRRISILDIFEHGSFGLVVGIGGKPWEAAAATVSSELGIALPVYYVGYRCTYDDVLGEWAGRREITDRGVLLVRPDRHIGWRSADRPQDPTAALRSALGHILSRRM